A section of the Stenotrophomonas sp. 364 genome encodes:
- the glmS gene encoding glutamine--fructose-6-phosphate transaminase (isomerizing), producing MCGIVGAIANRDVVPVLIEGLKRLEYRGYDSSGIAVIDRSAAQADVRRVRRTGRVAEMEKAAAAEGFDALLGIGHTRWATHGGVTEANAHPHISHGVALVHNGIIENHEEQREKLRALGYVFESQTDTEVIAHLMHHHLKGGDSLLTALQRTVKELTGAYALAVMSRAEPDHFVCARMGCPLLVGLGDGENFVASDVSAIVSSTRRVIFLEEGDTADIHRDGVQVFDENNQPIDRGVHLSDVSLASLELGPYRHFMQKEIHEQPRALGDTIEAAIDAGGFPAELFGKNAEAVLSGIEGVQILACGTSYYSGLTARYWIESISGLPCSVEIASEYRYRAAYANPRHLIVTISQSGETLDTMEALKYAKSLGHLHTLSICNVPESAIPRASELVCYTRAGAEIGVASTKAFTTQLAALFQLTVVLGKLHGRVDAAQEAEYLEQLRFLPGSVQHALNMEPQIAAWAERFARKSSALFLGRGLHYPIALEGALKLKEITYIHAEAYPAGELKHGPLALVDEDMPVVVIAPNDSLLEKVKSNMQEVRARGGELFVFADQDSNFVESEGVHVIRTPRHAGVLSPVVHTIPVQLLAYHTALARGTDVDKPRNLAKSVTVE from the coding sequence ATGTGCGGCATTGTGGGAGCGATCGCCAATCGCGACGTGGTACCGGTACTCATCGAAGGACTGAAGCGGCTGGAGTATCGCGGCTACGACTCCTCCGGCATCGCCGTCATCGACCGCTCCGCTGCGCAGGCCGACGTGCGCCGGGTGCGCCGGACCGGCCGCGTGGCCGAGATGGAGAAGGCCGCGGCCGCGGAAGGCTTCGATGCGCTGCTGGGCATCGGCCACACCCGCTGGGCCACCCACGGCGGGGTGACCGAAGCCAACGCCCATCCGCACATCAGCCACGGCGTGGCGCTGGTCCACAACGGCATCATCGAAAACCACGAAGAACAGCGCGAGAAGCTGCGCGCGCTGGGCTACGTATTCGAGTCGCAGACCGACACCGAGGTCATCGCGCACCTGATGCACCACCACCTCAAGGGTGGTGACAGCCTGCTGACCGCGCTGCAGCGCACCGTCAAGGAGCTGACCGGTGCCTATGCACTGGCGGTGATGAGCCGCGCCGAGCCGGACCACTTCGTCTGCGCGCGCATGGGCTGCCCGCTGCTGGTGGGCCTGGGCGACGGCGAGAACTTCGTGGCCTCGGACGTCTCGGCGATCGTGTCGTCCACCCGCAGGGTGATCTTCCTGGAAGAGGGCGACACCGCCGACATCCACCGCGACGGCGTGCAGGTGTTCGACGAGAACAACCAGCCGATCGACCGCGGCGTGCACCTGTCCGACGTGTCGCTGGCCTCGCTGGAGCTGGGCCCATACCGCCACTTCATGCAGAAGGAAATCCACGAGCAGCCGCGCGCGCTGGGCGACACCATCGAAGCGGCGATCGACGCCGGCGGGTTCCCGGCCGAGCTGTTCGGCAAGAATGCCGAAGCGGTGCTGTCAGGCATCGAAGGCGTGCAGATCCTGGCCTGTGGCACCAGCTACTACTCGGGCCTGACCGCGCGTTACTGGATCGAGTCGATTTCCGGCCTGCCGTGCAGCGTGGAAATCGCCAGTGAGTACCGCTACCGTGCCGCGTATGCCAACCCCAGGCACCTGATCGTGACCATCTCCCAGTCCGGCGAAACGCTGGACACGATGGAAGCGCTGAAGTACGCCAAGTCGCTCGGCCACCTGCATACGCTGTCGATCTGCAACGTGCCCGAAAGCGCGATCCCGCGTGCCAGCGAACTGGTCTGCTACACCCGCGCCGGCGCCGAGATCGGCGTGGCCTCGACCAAGGCCTTCACCACCCAGCTGGCCGCGCTGTTCCAGCTCACCGTGGTGCTGGGCAAGCTGCACGGTCGCGTGGATGCCGCGCAGGAAGCGGAGTACCTGGAGCAGCTGCGCTTCCTGCCGGGCAGCGTGCAGCATGCGCTGAACATGGAGCCGCAGATCGCCGCCTGGGCCGAGCGCTTCGCGCGCAAGAGCAGCGCGCTGTTCCTGGGCCGCGGCCTGCATTACCCGATCGCGCTGGAAGGCGCGCTCAAGCTCAAGGAAATCACCTACATCCACGCCGAAGCCTACCCGGCCGGCGAGCTCAAGCATGGACCGCTGGCGCTGGTGGATGAAGACATGCCGGTGGTGGTGATCGCGCCGAACGACAGCCTGCTGGAGAAGGTCAAATCCAACATGCAGGAAGTGCGCGCGCGCGGTGGCGAACTGTTCGTGTTCGCCGACCAGGACAGCAACTTCGTCGAGTCCGAGGGCGTGCATGTGATCCGCACCCCGCGTCACGCCGGCGTGCTCAGCCCGGTGGTGCACACCATTCCGGTGCAGCTGCTGGCGTACCACACCGCACTGGCGCGCGGCACCGACGTGGACAAGCCGCGCAACCTGGCCAAGAGCGTGACGGTAGAGTAA
- a CDS encoding ATP-binding protein, producing the protein MTRRSFTFRLFLRLLPVLALAAAFPWYLAFWLDHGWAVSVVSIIVLLSVMWFSLRRATAPVRSLLRALSGTTSSYRDGEYNFSVYWPGNDELGDLVQAHRELGDVLREQRQGLVQRELLLDTMVQNTPVSMLLLANGGDGIQRVVFSNLAARKLLHNGWKLEGQRMQDVLETMPVELRDAIVRGGDSLFAVREGDSDDEEDEQVYHLSRRNFHLNGRPHDLLLIRLLTAELRRQEVQTWKKVIRVISHELNNSLAPIASLAHSGGELVRRGKTERLEEVFATIEERARHLESFIRGYARFAKLPQPQLQNVQWIQFLTSLQHQIPFRMQGVGDDLHSRVDIAQLGQALLNLLKNAHEAGGDAEPPNDDVEVRLTRLPQWLRLEVLDRGKGMNEAVLQNALMPFYSTKRNGTGLGLALTREIVEAHGGRISLQNRREGGLCVAIFLPV; encoded by the coding sequence ATGACACGCCGCTCCTTCACCTTCCGGCTGTTCCTGCGCCTGCTGCCGGTGCTGGCGCTGGCCGCTGCCTTTCCCTGGTACCTGGCGTTCTGGCTGGACCATGGCTGGGCGGTCAGCGTGGTGTCGATCATCGTGTTGCTGTCGGTGATGTGGTTCAGCCTGCGCCGCGCCACCGCGCCGGTGCGGTCGCTGCTGCGCGCGTTGTCGGGCACCACCAGCAGCTACCGCGACGGCGAATACAATTTCTCGGTGTACTGGCCGGGCAACGATGAACTGGGCGACCTGGTACAGGCGCATCGCGAACTCGGCGACGTGCTGCGCGAACAGCGCCAGGGGCTGGTGCAGCGGGAACTGCTGCTGGACACCATGGTGCAGAACACGCCGGTGTCGATGCTGCTGCTGGCCAACGGCGGTGACGGCATCCAGCGCGTGGTGTTCTCCAACCTGGCCGCACGCAAGCTGCTGCACAACGGCTGGAAGCTGGAAGGCCAGCGCATGCAGGACGTACTGGAAACCATGCCGGTGGAGCTGCGCGATGCCATCGTGCGCGGCGGCGACAGCCTGTTCGCGGTGCGCGAGGGCGACAGCGACGATGAAGAAGACGAGCAGGTGTATCACCTGTCGCGGCGCAACTTCCACCTCAACGGCCGCCCGCACGACCTGCTGCTGATCCGCCTGCTCACCGCCGAGCTGCGCCGCCAGGAAGTGCAGACCTGGAAGAAGGTGATCCGGGTGATCAGCCACGAGCTCAACAACTCGCTGGCGCCGATCGCTTCGCTGGCCCATTCCGGCGGCGAACTGGTGCGGCGGGGCAAGACCGAGCGGCTGGAAGAGGTGTTCGCCACCATCGAGGAGCGTGCGCGCCACCTGGAGAGCTTCATCCGCGGCTATGCGCGTTTTGCCAAGCTGCCGCAGCCGCAGTTGCAGAACGTGCAGTGGATCCAGTTCCTGACCAGCCTGCAGCACCAGATTCCGTTCCGCATGCAGGGCGTCGGCGACGACCTGCACAGCCGGGTGGATATTGCCCAGCTCGGCCAGGCGCTGCTGAACCTGCTCAAGAACGCGCATGAAGCCGGCGGCGATGCCGAGCCACCCAATGACGATGTCGAGGTTCGCCTGACCCGCCTGCCGCAGTGGCTGCGCCTGGAGGTGCTTGACCGCGGCAAGGGCATGAACGAAGCCGTGCTGCAGAACGCGTTGATGCCGTTCTATTCGACCAAGCGCAACGGCACCGGGTTGGGGCTGGCGCTTACCCGGGAAATCGTGGAAGCGCACGGCGGCCGGATTTCGCTGCAGAACCGCCGCGAAGGCGGGTTGTGCGTGGCGATTTTTTTGCCCGTTTGA
- a CDS encoding FtsX-like permease family protein, translated as MDIRPILSTLRRHKTAAALIVLEIALTCAIVCNALFLIGQRIDTISQPSGIAENELVEVRLGGIGKQVNVEARTREDLAALRGLPGVKSAVAINQLPFRRNSWNTSLSRVPDQERPTLNAAQFFAREGTLDTLGVELIAGSDFQPGEYREYDEVASDPESETKGSSVILTKSAADKLFPDGDALGKTVYSGRMPLRVTGVVKVLGRPSRVEGNTQHSMLLPVRMSYDMGFYLIRVTDPSRRDEVLKAAVAALERVDSSRLVRAKVTYEETRNKYFANDRAMVGLLITVCVALLVVTALGIVGLASFWVQQRTKQIGIRRALGATRGQILRYFQTENFLLATVGIVLGMLMAYTINLWLMNTYELPRMPISYLPIGAVLLWLLGQIAVFGPARRAAAVAPAIATRSA; from the coding sequence ATGGATATCCGTCCCATCCTGTCCACCCTGCGCCGGCACAAGACGGCCGCAGCGTTGATCGTGCTGGAGATCGCGCTCACCTGCGCCATCGTCTGCAACGCGCTGTTCCTGATCGGGCAGCGCATCGACACCATCAGCCAGCCCAGCGGCATCGCCGAGAACGAACTGGTGGAAGTGCGTCTGGGCGGCATCGGCAAGCAGGTCAACGTTGAAGCCCGCACCCGCGAAGACCTGGCCGCGCTGCGCGGACTTCCCGGGGTGAAAAGCGCGGTGGCGATCAACCAGCTGCCGTTCCGTCGCAACTCCTGGAACACCAGCCTGTCGCGTGTTCCCGACCAGGAGCGGCCCACCTTGAACGCGGCCCAGTTCTTCGCCCGCGAAGGTACGCTGGACACGCTGGGCGTCGAGTTGATCGCCGGCAGCGACTTCCAGCCCGGCGAGTACCGCGAGTACGACGAGGTCGCCAGCGACCCCGAATCTGAAACCAAGGGCAGTTCGGTGATCCTGACCAAGTCCGCCGCCGACAAGCTCTTCCCCGACGGCGATGCGCTGGGCAAGACGGTGTACAGCGGCCGCATGCCGCTGCGCGTGACCGGCGTGGTCAAGGTGCTGGGCCGCCCCAGCCGGGTCGAAGGCAACACGCAGCACTCGATGCTGCTGCCGGTCCGCATGTCCTACGACATGGGCTTCTACCTGATCCGGGTCACCGACCCGTCGCGCCGCGATGAAGTGCTCAAGGCGGCCGTGGCCGCGCTCGAACGGGTGGATTCCAGCCGTCTGGTGCGGGCCAAGGTCACCTACGAGGAGACCCGCAACAAGTACTTCGCCAATGACCGCGCGATGGTCGGCCTGCTGATCACCGTGTGCGTGGCCCTGCTGGTGGTCACCGCGCTGGGCATTGTCGGCCTGGCCAGCTTCTGGGTGCAGCAGCGCACCAAGCAGATCGGCATCCGCCGTGCACTGGGCGCCACGCGCGGGCAGATCCTGCGCTACTTCCAGACCGAGAACTTCCTGCTGGCCACGGTGGGCATCGTGCTGGGCATGCTGATGGCCTACACCATCAACCTGTGGCTGATGAACACCTACGAGCTGCCGCGCATGCCCATCAGCTACCTGCCGATCGGCGCGGTACTGCTGTGGCTGCTGGGCCAGATCGCGGTGTTCGGCCCGGCCCGTCGCGCCGCCGCCGTGGCGCCGGCCATCGCCACCCGGAGTGCCTGA
- a CDS encoding ABC transporter permease, giving the protein MFAYYFRLALRSFRRNKVLTALMVIAIALGIGASMTTLTVFHVLSGDPIPQKSDRLFAVQVDPRPMLGYQAGEEPEDQMTRFDAEALLREKHAQRQAVMTGGGVTVESDKASLRPFDTDARYTSTDFFPMFDTPFLYGRAWPTSDDEGRARVVVISRTLNQKLFDGADSVGKPLRMDGHVFTVVGVLDEWSPNPHFYDLETGRYGGSEDVYLPFATAMDLKLGRNGNMNCWGNSNGDEIGVNAPCAWLQYWVELPSPADAATYRAYLENYSAQQKAAGRFQRPANVRLRNVMEWLDYKQVVPSDVRLQLWLAMGFLLVCLINTVGLLLAKFLRRSGEIGVRRALGASRGQIFLQSLVEAGTVGLAGGVLGLALALVGLYAVRQQPVEYAKLATLDGQMLLLTFGLTLVASLLAGFLPALRAMQVAPAIQLKSQ; this is encoded by the coding sequence ATGTTCGCCTACTACTTCCGACTGGCCCTGCGCAGCTTCCGGCGCAACAAGGTGCTGACCGCGCTGATGGTGATCGCCATCGCGCTGGGCATCGGTGCGTCGATGACCACCCTCACCGTGTTCCATGTGCTGTCTGGCGACCCGATCCCGCAGAAGAGCGATCGCCTGTTCGCCGTGCAGGTCGATCCGCGACCGATGCTGGGCTACCAGGCCGGCGAAGAGCCGGAAGACCAGATGACCCGCTTCGATGCCGAGGCCCTGCTGCGCGAAAAGCACGCACAGCGCCAGGCAGTGATGACCGGCGGCGGCGTCACCGTCGAGTCGGACAAGGCCTCGTTGCGGCCCTTCGACACCGATGCACGCTACACCTCCACCGACTTCTTCCCGATGTTCGACACCCCGTTCCTGTACGGCCGCGCCTGGCCGACCAGCGATGACGAGGGACGTGCGCGGGTGGTGGTGATTTCGCGCACGCTCAACCAGAAACTGTTCGACGGTGCCGACAGCGTCGGCAAGCCGCTGCGCATGGACGGCCACGTGTTCACCGTCGTCGGCGTCCTCGATGAGTGGAGCCCCAACCCGCACTTCTACGACCTGGAAACCGGCCGCTACGGGGGCAGCGAAGACGTCTACCTGCCGTTCGCCACGGCCATGGACCTCAAGCTGGGCCGCAACGGCAACATGAACTGCTGGGGCAACAGCAACGGCGACGAAATCGGCGTCAATGCGCCCTGTGCCTGGCTGCAGTACTGGGTGGAACTGCCCTCGCCCGCCGACGCGGCCACCTACCGCGCCTACCTGGAGAACTACTCGGCCCAGCAGAAGGCGGCCGGTCGTTTCCAGCGCCCAGCCAACGTGCGGCTGCGCAATGTCATGGAGTGGCTGGACTACAAGCAGGTGGTGCCCAGCGACGTGCGCCTGCAGCTGTGGCTGGCGATGGGCTTCCTGCTGGTCTGCCTGATCAACACCGTGGGCCTGTTGCTGGCCAAGTTCCTGCGCCGCAGCGGCGAGATCGGCGTGCGCCGTGCACTGGGCGCCAGCCGCGGGCAGATCTTCCTGCAGTCGCTGGTTGAAGCCGGCACCGTCGGCCTGGCCGGTGGCGTGCTGGGACTCGCCCTGGCGCTGGTCGGCCTGTATGCGGTCCGCCAGCAGCCGGTGGAGTACGCCAAGCTGGCCACGCTGGACGGGCAGATGCTGTTGCTCACCTTTGGCCTGACCCTGGTGGCCAGCCTGCTGGCCGGCTTCCTGCCCGCGCTGCGCGCGATGCAGGTTGCGCCCGCCATCCAACTCAAATCGCAGTAA
- a CDS encoding efflux RND transporter periplasmic adaptor subunit, whose protein sequence is MIRDTSAQDQTLSVAGTSAPWKRWLWPGLAALVVLLAIGFAARAWLGASRSFDSARVRVAEVTRGDLVRDIAADGRVIAANSPILYAISAGTVDLKVVAGDVVKKGQELAVIDSPELRSKLAQEQSTLAGLEAEASRATLDATLARAKARKETDQASIERQAAERDLQRYQRGFDGGAVPQIDLAKANDSLKKADIQLANAQTDARLQGQGADLDARNKHLLAQRQKAVVAEVQRQVDALTLRAPFDGQVGQVQATQHTNVIANAPILGVVDLSRFEIEIKVPESFARDLAIGIPAQLTSGNGQPFPGEISAVSPEVVAGEVNARIRFSDKQPQGLRQSQRMQARVVLDTRRNVLKIERGPFVEQGNGQAYVMSGSTAVRRPVKLGVSSLGEVEILSGLQPGDRVVVSGSDLFGDAEQVSIN, encoded by the coding sequence ATGATCCGCGACACTTCCGCCCAGGACCAGACCCTCTCCGTTGCCGGCACCTCTGCCCCGTGGAAGCGCTGGCTGTGGCCGGGGCTGGCCGCGCTGGTGGTGCTGCTGGCCATCGGCTTTGCCGCCCGTGCCTGGCTCGGCGCCAGCCGTTCCTTCGACAGTGCCCGGGTGCGCGTGGCCGAAGTCACCCGTGGCGACCTGGTCCGGGACATCGCCGCCGACGGTCGTGTGATCGCGGCCAACAGCCCGATCCTGTACGCCATCTCGGCCGGCACCGTGGACCTGAAGGTGGTCGCCGGTGACGTGGTCAAGAAGGGCCAGGAACTGGCCGTGATCGACAGCCCCGAGCTGCGCAGCAAGCTGGCCCAGGAACAGTCCACCCTGGCCGGCCTGGAAGCCGAAGCCAGTCGCGCCACCCTGGATGCCACCCTGGCGCGCGCCAAGGCGCGCAAGGAAACCGACCAGGCCAGCATCGAGCGCCAGGCCGCCGAACGCGACCTGCAGCGCTACCAGCGCGGCTTCGACGGCGGCGCGGTGCCGCAGATCGACCTGGCCAAGGCCAACGACAGCCTGAAGAAGGCCGACATCCAGCTGGCCAATGCTCAGACCGACGCACGCCTGCAGGGCCAGGGCGCCGACCTGGACGCACGCAACAAGCATCTGCTGGCCCAGCGCCAGAAGGCGGTGGTGGCCGAAGTGCAGCGCCAGGTGGACGCGCTCACCCTGCGCGCGCCGTTCGACGGCCAGGTGGGCCAGGTGCAGGCCACCCAGCACACCAACGTGATCGCCAACGCACCGATCCTGGGCGTGGTCGACCTGTCGCGCTTCGAGATCGAAATCAAGGTGCCGGAGAGCTTTGCCCGTGACCTGGCGATCGGCATTCCGGCGCAGCTGACCAGCGGCAACGGCCAGCCGTTCCCCGGTGAGATCAGCGCGGTGTCCCCGGAGGTGGTGGCCGGTGAAGTGAATGCTCGTATCCGCTTCTCCGACAAGCAGCCGCAGGGCCTGCGCCAGAGCCAGCGGATGCAGGCGCGGGTGGTGCTGGATACGCGCCGCAACGTGCTCAAGATCGAGCGCGGCCCCTTCGTCGAACAGGGCAACGGCCAGGCCTACGTGATGAGCGGCAGCACGGCCGTGCGTCGTCCGGTGAAGCTGGGCGTGAGCAGCCTGGGCGAAGTGGAAATCCTCTCTGGCCTGCAGCCCGGCGACCGCGTCGTGGTGTCTGGCAGCGACCTGTTCGGCGATGCCGAACAGGTGTCCATCAACTGA
- a CDS encoding PDZ domain-containing protein: protein MRLHTTPLALCLLLASAPALSATHRESSRLDWREDGHHLALDAEQGVVRVRNATPTGHFGVRAGDRVLRVGTQPVRSVDDLTTALGRSGPGTVPVTVQRDGREQTVQVATAAWRGVLPPPTPAPPPPPPPPPPQR from the coding sequence ATGCGCCTGCATACCACTCCCCTGGCACTGTGCCTGCTGCTGGCCAGCGCCCCGGCGCTGTCGGCCACCCACCGCGAGTCGTCACGCCTGGACTGGCGCGAAGACGGCCACCACCTGGCCCTGGATGCCGAACAAGGCGTGGTCCGCGTGCGCAACGCCACGCCCACCGGGCACTTCGGCGTGCGTGCCGGCGACCGCGTGCTGCGGGTGGGCACGCAGCCGGTGCGCAGCGTGGATGACCTGACCACCGCCCTGGGTCGCAGCGGCCCGGGCACGGTGCCGGTCACCGTGCAGCGCGATGGCCGCGAACAGACCGTGCAGGTGGCCACCGCCGCGTGGCGCGGGGTGCTGCCCCCGCCGACCCCTGCACCGCCGCCGCCGCCACCGCCGCCACCACCGCAGCGGTAG
- a CDS encoding CBS domain-containing protein: MNVRELLQSKKDAIVTIDVEDTIGAAAHKMSAHKIAALVVMKDDAPVRIISEKDIVRSLADDGPQAGRRVIASLPSAGLEGIAPDATLKQAMALMTYSRHRHLMVTEDAKLVGILSLGDIVKNLLSELELEKAVLQDIYMAAH; the protein is encoded by the coding sequence ATGAACGTCCGCGAACTCCTGCAATCCAAGAAAGATGCAATCGTCACCATCGATGTCGAGGACACCATCGGTGCCGCCGCGCACAAGATGAGCGCGCACAAGATCGCAGCGCTGGTGGTGATGAAAGACGATGCCCCGGTGCGGATCATTTCCGAGAAGGACATCGTGCGCAGCCTGGCCGACGATGGCCCGCAGGCCGGTCGCCGGGTGATCGCCAGCCTGCCGTCGGCCGGCCTGGAAGGCATCGCCCCGGACGCAACGCTGAAGCAGGCGATGGCGCTGATGACCTACTCGCGCCACCGGCACCTGATGGTGACCGAAGACGCCAAGCTGGTCGGCATCCTGAGCCTGGGCGACATCGTCAAGAACCTGCTCAGCGAGCTGGAGCTTGAGAAGGCGGTGCTGCAGGACATCTACATGGCGGCGCATTGA
- a CDS encoding ABC transporter ATP-binding protein: protein MLEMRSVAKVFRTEQVETHALRSLDLHVREGEFVAVTGPSGSGKTTFLNIAGLLETFTSGTYLLDGQDVSTLGDDARSRLRNQKIGFIFQGFNLISDLNLFDNVDVPLRYRGMPAAERKQRIEKALGQVGLGSRMKHYPAELSGGQQQRAAIARALAGSPRLLLADEPTGNLDSQMARGVMELLEEINAAGTTIVMVTHDPELAARAQRNVHIVDGQATDLVREPVLATPRPAIVTVND from the coding sequence ATGCTCGAGATGCGCTCGGTCGCCAAAGTGTTCCGTACCGAACAGGTGGAAACTCATGCCCTGCGGTCGCTCGACCTGCACGTGCGGGAGGGGGAATTCGTCGCCGTCACCGGGCCGTCCGGGTCGGGCAAGACGACGTTCCTCAACATCGCCGGCCTGCTGGAAACCTTCACCAGCGGCACCTACCTGCTCGATGGGCAGGACGTGAGCACGCTCGGCGATGACGCGCGCAGCCGCCTGCGCAACCAGAAGATCGGCTTCATCTTCCAGGGCTTCAACCTGATCTCCGACCTCAACCTGTTCGACAACGTCGACGTGCCGTTGCGCTACCGCGGCATGCCGGCCGCCGAGCGCAAGCAGCGCATCGAAAAGGCGCTTGGGCAGGTTGGGCTGGGCTCGCGCATGAAGCACTACCCGGCCGAACTGTCCGGCGGCCAGCAGCAGCGTGCCGCAATCGCGCGCGCCCTGGCCGGCAGCCCGCGCCTGTTGCTGGCCGATGAACCGACCGGCAACCTGGACAGCCAGATGGCGCGCGGCGTGATGGAGCTGCTGGAGGAAATCAACGCCGCCGGCACCACCATCGTCATGGTCACCCATGACCCGGAACTGGCCGCGCGCGCGCAGCGCAACGTGCACATCGTCGACGGCCAGGCCACCGACCTGGTGCGCGAACCGGTGTTGGCCACCCCGCGCCCCGCCATCGTCACCGTCAACGACTGA
- a CDS encoding sigma-54 dependent transcriptional regulator: MPSILIIDDNASVGTALEVLFSLHDIDTLHALSPEAGLALLAQQPVDLVIQDMNFTEDTTSGEEGEALFQQIRARHPDLPVILLTAWTHLSSAVDLVRAGAADYLAKPWDDRKLLVTVNNLLELSETRRELDRRRDREQRDRTALEARYDLRGAVVADPASERVVNLACQVARSALPVLITGPNGAGKEKIAEIIQANSLVAKGPFVALNCGAIPAELIEAELFGSEAGAYTGANKAREGKFEAADGGTLFLDEIGNLSLGGQMKLLRVLETGRFERLGSNRERQVKVRVVSATNADLPAMIRDGSFREDLYYRLNTVELALPPLAERPGDILPLAERFLSGDKALSSAAATALQRHPWPGNVRELRNVIQRAELLAQGSRIDVGDLNLPRAPVAARPTAPSADPDRSRIEAALAHNHGIIAQAAAELGLSRQALYRRMDRHGIPRE, encoded by the coding sequence ATGCCTTCGATCCTGATCATTGATGACAACGCCAGCGTCGGCACCGCACTGGAAGTGCTGTTCTCGCTGCACGATATCGACACGCTGCACGCGCTATCGCCCGAAGCCGGCCTGGCGCTGCTGGCGCAACAGCCGGTGGACCTGGTGATCCAGGACATGAACTTCACCGAAGACACCACCTCCGGCGAGGAAGGCGAGGCGCTGTTCCAGCAGATCCGCGCCCGCCACCCCGACCTGCCGGTGATCCTGCTGACCGCCTGGACCCACCTCAGCAGCGCGGTGGACCTGGTGCGTGCCGGCGCGGCCGACTACCTGGCCAAACCGTGGGACGACCGCAAGCTGCTGGTCACGGTGAACAATCTGCTGGAGTTGTCCGAAACGCGTCGCGAGCTGGACCGCCGGCGCGACCGCGAGCAGCGCGACCGCACGGCGCTGGAAGCACGCTATGACCTGCGCGGCGCGGTGGTCGCCGATCCGGCCAGCGAGCGGGTGGTGAACCTGGCCTGCCAGGTCGCTCGCTCGGCGTTGCCGGTGTTGATCACCGGTCCCAACGGCGCCGGCAAGGAGAAGATCGCCGAGATCATCCAGGCCAATTCGCTGGTGGCCAAGGGCCCGTTCGTGGCACTCAACTGCGGCGCCATTCCCGCCGAGCTGATCGAAGCCGAACTGTTCGGCAGCGAGGCCGGTGCCTACACCGGCGCCAACAAGGCCCGCGAAGGCAAATTCGAAGCCGCCGATGGCGGCACGTTGTTCCTGGACGAGATCGGCAACCTGTCACTGGGCGGGCAGATGAAACTGCTGCGCGTGCTGGAAACCGGGCGGTTCGAACGCCTGGGCTCCAACCGCGAACGCCAGGTCAAGGTGCGCGTGGTCAGTGCCACCAATGCCGACCTGCCCGCGATGATCCGCGACGGGAGCTTCCGAGAAGACCTGTACTACCGGCTCAATACCGTTGAACTGGCGCTGCCACCGCTGGCCGAGCGCCCGGGCGACATCCTGCCGCTGGCCGAACGGTTCCTCAGTGGCGACAAGGCGCTTTCCAGTGCGGCCGCCACGGCGCTGCAGCGCCACCCGTGGCCGGGCAACGTGCGCGAGCTGCGCAACGTCATCCAGCGCGCCGAACTGCTGGCCCAGGGCAGCCGCATCGACGTGGGCGACCTCAACCTGCCGCGCGCGCCGGTCGCGGCGCGGCCCACCGCACCGAGTGCCGATCCGGATCGCAGCCGGATCGAAGCGGCGCTGGCGCACAACCACGGCATCATCGCCCAGGCGGCCGCCGAGCTGGGCCTGAGCCGCCAGGCGCTTTACCGGCGTATGGATCGCCACGGCATCCCGCGCGAATGA